Proteins encoded together in one Mycobacterium sp. MS1601 window:
- a CDS encoding NAD(P)/FAD-dependent oxidoreductase — MQANETSRRSVAVIGSGVAGLTAAHVLSARDRVTLFEAGTRLGGHAHTHFLDDGNGATIGVDSAFLVHNNRTYPTLCRLFDELGIRTRDTDMSMSVRADGSGLEYAGARGLGGLFPTPSNLTRPRYLRMLAEVKRFHRKATELLRSDTGDSETVGDFLHTHRFSAYFAEHFMTPLVAAVWSCAPDVALDYPARYLFTFLEHHGMLTVFGSPTWRTVVGGSATYVQAIARRVDEVLTARRVVSLRRVPGGVEITAAADEPRFFDAAVVATHSDQALALLAEPTAAERSVLGAIPYSTNRAQLHTDESVLPRRTRARASWNYLLTPEQDSVLVTYDISRLMRLSGPRRFLVTLGGHQHVDLAAVLAEMTYQHPLYTPESVAAQQLLPSLDDDRIVFAGAYHGWGFHEDGAAAGLRAAQHLGAQWSAPAVTEEAMA; from the coding sequence GTGCAGGCCAACGAGACGAGCAGACGATCGGTCGCGGTCATCGGAAGCGGGGTGGCGGGCCTCACCGCCGCCCATGTGCTCTCCGCACGCGACCGGGTGACCCTCTTTGAAGCAGGCACGCGGCTGGGCGGGCACGCCCACACGCACTTCCTCGACGACGGCAACGGCGCCACCATCGGCGTCGACTCGGCGTTCCTGGTGCACAACAACCGCACCTATCCGACGCTGTGCCGTCTGTTCGACGAGCTCGGCATCCGCACCCGCGACACCGACATGTCGATGTCGGTGCGTGCCGACGGCAGCGGGCTGGAATACGCAGGCGCCCGTGGGCTCGGCGGCCTCTTCCCCACACCGTCCAACCTGACGCGGCCGCGCTATCTCCGCATGCTCGCGGAGGTGAAGCGATTCCACCGCAAAGCCACCGAACTGTTGCGCAGCGACACCGGCGACAGCGAGACCGTCGGTGATTTCTTGCACACGCACAGGTTCAGCGCGTACTTCGCCGAGCACTTCATGACTCCCCTCGTCGCCGCGGTGTGGTCGTGCGCGCCTGACGTCGCCCTGGACTACCCGGCGCGGTACCTGTTCACGTTCCTCGAACACCACGGCATGCTGACGGTGTTCGGATCACCGACGTGGCGGACCGTCGTCGGCGGTTCTGCCACCTATGTGCAGGCGATCGCGAGACGAGTCGACGAAGTCCTGACGGCGCGGCGGGTGGTATCGCTGCGCCGCGTCCCCGGCGGCGTAGAGATCACCGCGGCTGCCGACGAGCCGCGTTTCTTCGACGCCGCGGTGGTGGCGACACATTCGGATCAGGCACTGGCGCTGCTGGCTGAGCCCACCGCGGCCGAGCGCTCGGTACTCGGCGCCATTCCGTACTCCACCAACCGCGCGCAACTGCACACCGACGAGTCCGTGCTGCCCCGCCGGACCCGTGCCCGCGCGTCATGGAACTACCTGCTGACGCCGGAGCAGGACTCCGTGCTGGTCACCTACGACATCAGCAGACTCATGCGACTGTCAGGGCCCAGGCGTTTCCTGGTGACCCTTGGTGGGCACCAGCACGTCGATCTGGCGGCGGTGTTGGCCGAGATGACCTATCAGCATCCGCTGTACACACCGGAATCGGTTGCTGCCCAACAACTCCTCCCCTCGTTGGACGACGATCGCATCGTGTTCGCCGGCGCTTATCACGGCTGGGGGTTCCACGAGGACGGCGCCGCCGCCGGCCTGCGGGCCGCGCAGCACCTGGGCGCACAGTGGTCGGCTCCGGCGGTCACCGAGGAGGCGATGGCATGA
- a CDS encoding class I SAM-dependent methyltransferase, with translation MTIHATGTHYPTIDSDRWPGLERIPAGPVAALSAKVADNLLRRAAQRLPLRLAYPDGTVVGAADSTLPTLVLHHPDRLARRVGNSGLIGFGESYMAGEWSSDDLAGVLTAFATSVADLVPKSLQAMRPIALARQPRTHHNSRDHARRNVSEHYDLSNELFAEFLDESLTYSSAWFDDRPATFGELTAAQHRKIDRLLDRANVGPGTRLLEIGTGWGELCLRAAARGAQVRSVTLSTEQQQLARRRVAQAGFGDRVDIDLCDYRDDSLLAGGRFDAVISIEMIEAVGYQFWPTYFQTLDNLVTPGGRVAIQAITMPHSRMLASRNTHTWIQKYIFPGGLLPSTEAILGITQRHTRLRTVDMFSLQEDYAETLRLWRERFVQRRTAVAALGFDDVFRRMWELYLAYSEAGFRSGYLDVYQWTFSPSGGRW, from the coding sequence GTGACCATCCACGCCACCGGAACTCACTATCCGACAATCGATTCCGACCGCTGGCCCGGCCTGGAACGGATCCCCGCCGGACCAGTCGCCGCATTGTCAGCCAAGGTCGCCGACAACCTGCTGCGCCGCGCAGCCCAGCGGTTGCCGCTGCGCCTGGCCTACCCGGACGGCACTGTGGTGGGCGCCGCAGACTCGACGCTGCCCACTCTGGTTCTGCACCATCCCGACCGGCTCGCCCGCCGGGTCGGCAACAGCGGCCTCATCGGGTTCGGCGAGTCCTACATGGCGGGCGAATGGTCCTCCGATGACCTGGCCGGCGTCCTGACCGCGTTCGCCACGTCGGTGGCCGACCTGGTACCCAAGAGCCTGCAGGCCATGCGTCCCATCGCGCTGGCGCGGCAGCCCCGTACACACCACAACAGCCGAGACCATGCCCGCCGCAATGTCTCTGAGCACTACGATCTGTCCAACGAGCTGTTCGCCGAGTTCCTCGACGAGTCTTTGACCTACTCCAGCGCCTGGTTCGACGACCGGCCGGCAACGTTCGGCGAACTGACCGCCGCCCAGCACCGCAAGATCGACCGCCTGCTCGACCGGGCGAATGTCGGACCCGGTACCCGACTGCTCGAAATCGGTACCGGCTGGGGTGAATTGTGCCTGCGGGCGGCTGCTCGCGGCGCCCAGGTGCGCTCGGTGACACTGTCGACCGAACAACAGCAATTGGCCCGACGCCGCGTCGCCCAAGCCGGCTTCGGCGATCGGGTGGACATCGATCTCTGCGACTACCGCGACGACTCGTTGCTGGCCGGGGGGCGGTTCGACGCAGTGATTTCCATCGAGATGATCGAAGCCGTCGGATATCAGTTCTGGCCCACCTACTTCCAGACGCTGGACAACCTGGTGACACCCGGCGGGCGCGTCGCCATCCAGGCCATCACCATGCCGCATTCTCGGATGCTGGCCAGCCGCAACACCCACACCTGGATCCAGAAGTACATCTTCCCCGGCGGACTGCTCCCGTCGACGGAGGCCATCTTGGGAATCACCCAGCGGCACACCCGATTGCGCACCGTCGACATGTTCTCTCTGCAGGAGGACTACGCCGAGACGCTGCGGCTGTGGCGCGAGCGGTTCGTGCAGCGGCGCACCGCGGTGGCGGCACTGGGCTTCGACGACGTGTTCCGGCGGATGTGGGAGCTGTATTTGGCGTACTCGGAGGCAGGTTTCCGCTCCGGCTATCTCGACGTCTACCAGTGGACCTTCAGCCCGTCGGGAGGTCGTTGGTGA
- a CDS encoding DUF1295 domain-containing protein, translating into MNFATVTLTSLTAVIAVFTATFVIGRRLGRYNVVDITWGLGFVAVAATAAAVGNGDLVRRLVMLALVSIWGLRLAWHMYGKTRGKGEDPRYRNILGENPSPATVIRKIFAVQAFACWFISLPVQVSAVSGPTPPALIPVLVFGVLVWVLGVTFEAVGDYQLKAFKADSANKGAIMDRGLWSWTRHPNYFGDACVWWGVWLSSVTGWVALLTMPAPILMTYFLVFATGARLTEKQMEGRPGFREYQERVSFFVPRPPKARVT; encoded by the coding sequence GTGAACTTCGCCACCGTCACGCTCACCTCACTGACCGCGGTGATCGCGGTCTTCACAGCCACATTCGTCATCGGCAGGCGCCTGGGGCGCTACAACGTCGTCGACATCACGTGGGGGCTGGGGTTCGTGGCGGTGGCGGCGACGGCCGCGGCGGTGGGCAACGGCGATCTGGTACGACGACTGGTGATGCTGGCTCTGGTGTCGATCTGGGGACTGCGGCTGGCGTGGCACATGTACGGCAAAACCCGAGGCAAGGGCGAGGACCCTCGCTATCGCAACATCCTCGGTGAAAACCCGTCCCCGGCCACCGTGATCCGCAAGATCTTCGCCGTCCAGGCGTTCGCCTGCTGGTTCATCTCGCTACCGGTCCAGGTGTCAGCGGTATCGGGACCGACGCCGCCCGCATTGATTCCGGTGCTGGTCTTCGGTGTGCTGGTCTGGGTATTGGGTGTGACATTCGAGGCCGTCGGCGACTACCAGCTGAAAGCATTCAAAGCAGATTCCGCCAACAAGGGCGCCATCATGGACCGCGGGTTGTGGTCATGGACCCGGCACCCCAATTACTTCGGCGACGCCTGCGTGTGGTGGGGCGTCTGGCTGAGCAGCGTCACTGGATGGGTCGCGCTGTTGACGATGCCTGCTCCGATCCTGATGACCTACTTCCTGGTGTTCGCCACCGGGGCTCGGCTCACCGAGAAGCAGATGGAGGGTCGGCCGGGCTTCCGCGAGTACCAGGAGCGGGTTTCGTTCTTCGTGCCTCGTCCACCGAAAGCGCGCGTGACATGA
- a CDS encoding sigma-70 family RNA polymerase sigma factor: protein MTILAAPPVILMLVTDLDVLLRRVARQDAEAFAQFYDHTRARVYGLVTRVLRDPGYSEETTQDVYLQVWRSADNFDPAAGSALSWLMTLAHRRAVDRVRSEQAATLRESRYGAANVELAGDHVSDAVISREERQEVVACLDGLTDLQRECIHMAYYDGLTYVQVSERLSANLATIKSRMRDALRGLRNCLGLR from the coding sequence ATGACGATTCTGGCCGCACCGCCGGTTATCCTCATGCTCGTGACGGACCTCGACGTGCTGCTACGCCGGGTGGCGCGCCAGGACGCCGAGGCGTTCGCGCAGTTCTATGACCACACCCGCGCCAGGGTGTACGGCCTGGTCACCCGGGTGCTGCGTGACCCCGGCTACAGCGAAGAGACCACCCAGGACGTGTACCTGCAGGTGTGGCGGTCAGCCGACAATTTCGACCCCGCCGCCGGATCGGCGCTGTCCTGGCTGATGACCTTGGCGCACCGCCGGGCGGTGGACCGGGTGCGTTCCGAGCAGGCGGCGACGTTGCGTGAATCACGCTATGGCGCCGCCAACGTCGAACTCGCCGGTGACCACGTCAGTGATGCCGTGATCTCCCGCGAGGAGCGCCAAGAGGTCGTCGCCTGCCTCGACGGCCTGACCGACCTGCAGCGCGAATGCATCCACATGGCGTACTACGACGGTCTCACCTACGTTCAGGTGTCTGAGCGGCTGTCCGCAAATCTGGCCACCATCAAGTCCCGCATGCGTGATGCGCTCCGTGGGCTGCGCAATTGCCTGGGGCTGCGATGA
- a CDS encoding anti-sigma factor has protein sequence MTNPSEPDVMDLAVPYALHALSAEERDAVDTQVAQSGQASAFYDEVRAVREVMARLSATTAIEPPQHLRASVLSAALGDNVRTLPRRNWRQVVLAAAAAVVIGVGALGVGLALRPAQQPSTTEQIFAAPDVRTVSGELPGGGQATLVFSHERDAAYLVMNNVPPPSEGTVYQMWLLHDGQATSAGTMDAAAVSPSTTALVPDIGESTALAFTVEPGTGSDQPTSEPFASLPLS, from the coding sequence ATGACAAACCCCTCAGAGCCGGATGTCATGGACCTCGCGGTGCCCTACGCGCTGCATGCCCTCAGCGCCGAGGAGCGCGACGCCGTGGATACGCAGGTGGCGCAGAGCGGTCAGGCATCGGCGTTCTACGACGAGGTCCGCGCCGTCCGGGAGGTGATGGCGCGACTGTCGGCGACCACGGCCATCGAACCCCCACAGCACTTGCGCGCGTCGGTGCTGTCGGCCGCCCTGGGCGACAATGTGCGTACGCTGCCCCGCCGTAACTGGCGCCAGGTGGTCTTGGCGGCGGCCGCGGCGGTGGTGATCGGCGTCGGCGCCCTCGGGGTCGGCCTGGCCTTGCGACCCGCGCAGCAGCCGTCGACCACCGAGCAGATCTTCGCGGCTCCCGACGTGCGTACCGTCTCCGGCGAGCTGCCCGGTGGCGGTCAAGCCACGCTGGTGTTCTCGCACGAGCGTGACGCCGCGTATCTGGTGATGAACAACGTGCCGCCCCCATCGGAGGGCACGGTGTACCAGATGTGGCTGCTGCACGACGGGCAGGCAACCTCCGCGGGCACCATGGACGCCGCCGCGGTATCCCCGTCCACCACGGCTCTGGTTCCCGATATCGGTGAATCGACCGCGCTGGCCTTCACCGTCGAGCCGGGCACCGGGTCGGACCAGCCCACCAGCGAGCCCTTCGCGAGTCTGCCGCTCAGCTGA